The Juglans regia cultivar Chandler chromosome 6, Walnut 2.0, whole genome shotgun sequence genome contains the following window.
taccaTCCACACCgatttaagaataattttttttttaaatatagtaattatataagatttAGAATATTGGGCTTGCTCATCGAACGCGTAGGCTTAATAATGCAAACAatgaggttttattttttatttttagccatATTTATGTCCAAGTAATTAACCCAGGTGATAATCCTAATAAGAAACGACGTTTCAAGTCTGAACAGGCGAGACAATTACTGGAGAACTCTGGGCACAAAGACAACGTGGAAGAAAGACAGACCTAAacgcaacctttttttttttttttttaagctttgaTATCAACCATCCTCACACATCacgattatatttatttttatttatttttaattttttaattttttttaaattaattaaatgattttattcatcatttatatactaCTCatctaataagaaaaaaaaaaataaatatagaaaaaaaataaataaataaaaagtatggTGTGTATAGATGAAGCAGTACTACCCCGCCAGTAGAGTACTAAAAACATGTCATTGCTAAATATGGCTCTCAAGTCTAAAGTAGTCTCTCTTCCTGAACATGCCTACTCAATAAATCATCCATAAATCCTAGAATTTCTCAcgggaattttctttttaagaaaaaagaaaaacctttaGGTACTAAGTGGTCGAACCATGTTTTGTGATGTTGATTGAGATTATCAAATTACAGGCCTAGAACTTCAAGTTAATATTGGTCCTATTATCATTGGCTAGCTTGATGTAATATGCAATTTTTTGAAGTCTCTATTTGCATCTTCTTTTACATGCTTTTCTAAGAAATGGAGCTAAATTTCTTCTGTTTTCTGATAAGAGACGGTTTTACTAGGCACCAATGTATGCCTAATAAGTCTTCGTTTTGCTTTCCAGTACGTACGAACATAATGGTGAGAAGAAGAATATGGCAGTAACGCAGTTTGAACCCGTTGATGCTAGGCGATGCTTTCCCTGTTGGGATGAGCCAGCTTgcaaggtctctctctctctcatgtttaGCTGATTACGATCTTTTGCATCTTTTGCTGAAAGCATATCTTATGATGCAtcaaaaatatagaaaaaataagaacTTAACATACTTAAGAATGCATGTCTGAGGAAATGCCGTTAAACAATCTGCCTCTCATGAAgctagtaatttttttaattgtcatggCTAAATAATTTTGGGGTTGTGGATACATGTGACCGATTATGTTTCAAATGAATGGAAACAAAAGCTTAGTTGGCCCTTCTCTACTGGCACTGGGTGTTGCAGGCTACATTCAAGATCACATTGGATTTGCCATCTGAGCTGGTGGCTCTTTCCAACATGCCAGTTGTTGAAGAAAAAGTGGATGGGCACCTGAAGACGGTTTCATATCAAGAATCACCAATAATGTCTACATATTTGGTGGCAGTTGTTGTTGGTTTGTTTGATTATGTGGAAGATCATACATCAGATGGTAAAATCATTCGCTATGTCCACTGTTTCTTGTTAAAGTACAACCCTCGTTCTTGATGGTGTAATTATACGTCTCTGTACAGGGGTCAGAGTTCGAGTATACTGTCAGGTTGGCAAGGCAAATCAAGGGAAATTTGCATTGAGTGTTGCTGTCAGGACACTTGAATTATACAAAGGGTGAgtttattactattcttaaCTGAAACATACATTTAATTGGATTCTGGGTTGTTGTTGCTAGTGATCCCTTGAGTAGTTATTTTCTGTTGCTTATGCTGCATTATCTGGAATTTGGATtaaccttgtttttttttacagataCTTTGCCATGCCATACTCTCTGCCCAAATTGGATATGGTTGCAATCCCTGATTTTGCTTTTGGGGCCATGGAGAATTATGGTTTGGTTACATACCGTGAAACTGCTTTGCTCTATGATGATCAGCATTCTGCGGCTGCCAATAAGCAGAGGGTAATGTGCAGTTGCACTTTTTGTTAGAATTTAGTTTGGCAAATGTAATGTGCAGTCGTTCTAATTACTCCCACGAAATCATTTTTGGTCACTATAAAGGTTGTGACTGTGGTAGCCCATGAACTGGCACACCAATGGTTTGGCAATCTTGTAACAATGGAATGGTGGACTCATTTGTGGCTGAACGAGGGGTTTGCAACAtgggtatgtagccttgtggTGTCTACATGTTATCATCTTTAATCACACCACATGCTTTTGATTTCTTTGTCAATTATTGCACTTTTGCAGGTTAGCTATTTAGCATCTGACAGCTTGTTCCCAGAATGGAAAGTATGGACCCAGTTTCTTGATGAACCTACAGAGGGTCTTAAGCTGGATGGGCTTGCAGAGTCCCATCCCATTGAGGTAATTTtgtatgggtattttttttccttcttgggTGTTATCTTCTTTgagaaattattgaaaaaatacaaTCTGGTAAGCTATGGGGAGTGGGAATGCATAGGTGCTATTGACTGAACTAGTGATTTTCCACAACTTATTGCAAGCTGTTAATTTTATCTCATGTGCACAATCAGTACATAAATGAAATTACtagattttgaagatatttacgGCAAATCTATTCCAACAACATAAAGCACATGATATATCTTCAATAAACACCGTTAAAAGGCATAATAGAGCAGGTGATaaaaaattctcacacaaaaagGTAGACGAcggttttataaatatttattggagAAGACCAAACAGAAAAAAACCACAGTATCTAGTCGATGCAAAATGATATCACTACtctaaaaaaatgagtataagGCTAATGAAACTTAGACTTATGGATCAACTCAACGCATGTGAGACACATGCTATACCATTTCTACTTTCTCATCAATTGTTACCTTCATAGTCTTGCTTTCTTAACTTGTGGAGTCCACGATACACTTTGAGCACCATTTCCAAACTTGCTTCCCAGCATCTTCTGCATGGAAAAATCACAGTTCTTTCTAAACTACTCAATTGAACTATATGTCAAAGGGACCCTGAATTATCAATTTACCTTCTATTTGAACAAGGCAATCTTTTTATAGATGGAGTTCACCATTTGAACATAAAGGTACACTTTGGACATtcaataaattttcattttaaagctAAAACTTGAACTATTGACGTGAAACTTGTGACATCTTTTTACCTAGGCTACATGCTACATGTAGTTCAATCTAACTGCGTAGAGGCAAATCTTTTAGGTTTTTAAATCACTTGCCCTGAAATAATTCAGATTGCAGCTTGTGATGGCATCATCAAAGTACATGCAATAGGTCTTCACTAACACAAAACACAACTTTCTGCACTTAGAGTTAGACCTTGTGTTTTTTGGGTCATGGAGAATGCCAACATAATGTGAACTTGACAGTTAGTATTATTGCTTGTTCAAGTATTTCTCAATTTAATGTTAAATTTATTCAGGTGGAGGTCAATCATGCTGGCGAAATCACTGAGATTTTTGATGCGATAAGTTACAAGAAAGGTGCATCTGTCATCCGAATGCTGCAAAGCTATCTTGGTGCCGAATGCTTTCAGGTTGGTAATTAGGTTTGTTACTTGTATATGTTTCTTATACAAGTTAAGATATTTCTTGTGATTGAAGAaacccttctttttttctcttaatctCTTGCCCAAATTCACATTAAGTTTGTTGTCTGTCAGTTAATTCTCTTATTTtctgtttgtatatttttccTGATTTTAATTggctgttttttcttctttatgcAATCAGAGGTCACTTGCtgcatatataaagaaatatgcTGGCTCGAATGCAAAGACACAAGATTTATGGGCTGCCCTTGAGGAGGGATCTGGTGAGCCTGTGAACAAGTTAATGAATTCATGGACAAAGCAAAAAGGATACCCAGTTGTCTCTGTGAAATTCAAAGATCAAAACCTGGTCTTCGAGCAGGTTTCTTGTTTCTAATCTCTTTCACGCATTTGGTCTCAAAATAATACATCTTAACTCAGATGCATAGGCAGCTCTTTCATTTTGTAATGTTTCACTCGATATTATTATGGTGGAATTTGAGTTCTAacagataaatttaataatggCAGTCTCAATTTTTGTCAAGTGGTTCCCATGGGTACGGGCAATGGATTGTCCCAATAACATTCTGCTGTGGCTCATATGATGTGCGAAAGAATTTTCTATTGCAGAAGAAGAGTGAAACTCTCGATATCAAGGAATTCCTGAGTGATAAAAGGGATGCAGCATCTGCttggataaaaataaatgtggatCAGACTGGTTTCTATAGGGTGAAATATGATGAGGACCTTGTAGCCAAACTCAGATATGCTATAGAGAACAAATACTTATCTCCAACAGACAGATTCGGTACTTTGGATATTTGCACTCATACTTGCTTGTCACATTGACAGTTAAAAAGAGCACCAAACAACTTCTTCATTTAACAGGCATTCTGGATGATTCATTTGCCCTTTGTATGGCTCGCCAGCAGTCTTTGAGCTCATTGCTTACCTTGATGGGTGCATACAGGGGGGAACCTGAATATACTGTGCTGTCAAATTTGATTAATGTAAGGCTCACTTCCTAACCTTATTTAAGTTTGGTTTGGTTATTTTCTTAGTCCTAATTCTTGTCCCTGTATTGACAGATAAGTTATAAAGTTGCAACAATTGTTGCTGATGCGGCCCCTGAGTTACTGGACTAtgttaaacaattttttattagcCTTTTCCAGTCATCTGCCAAGTAAGTAATCTTATATACAAATGATTGACTTTCCTGTGTTCTCCTTGGTTTTAACCCATTGGGTGGTCTCTTTGAAGTCAATTATATTCCAGTTGAGCGGGAAAGCCCCATTGGATGTTAACGTGTGAACgtgtgaaaataaaattatgctgATTTATAGCATGAGATTTTCATTTCTCTTGTACAAtggataattataatattaaaaggtGATTAAGATGCTAATATCgataaacaaataatatgaaattttcagaattaagtcattttttttctttcttcagaGCTTCTAATAGCAAATAAATAGCAGATAGTGTTACATTTTCTTTGCATCTTGCGTATATTGGTATCAATAATgcgaaatttatttatttgtttactaATGTGGAAGAAGGACAGGTCTAAGGAAGAATGAAaagaccaataaaaaaaattacattcactAAAGGATTGTTTTGATTCCCCGTGGAAGTTGTATGGGTATAAGCTTACAGAATTTTAACCCAAGATCTAGGAGTATATATTTCTTGTATGTATGGGACAGGCAACTTGTATGTGTAtgtttctatcttttatttgaatataCTCCCAATAATGAGCACTCAGAAATTTCCTTTGAGTAAGAATAGTCGTTCTGATTTCACTCTTctatctattattttctttcctgTCTGATCTCCTTTGCAGGATGCTTGGTTGGGAGCCTAAGAAAGGGGAGGGCCATCTAGATGCAATGCTGAGAGGAGAGATTTTGAATGCACTTGCTGTGTTTGGACATGACCTGACGCTAAACGAAGCAAATCGGCGTTTTCTTGCATTCTTGGGTGACAGAAATACACCACTCCTCCCTCCTGATATAAGAAAGGTTAGTGAAAGAAGCATTGGTCAATTGCTAGTATTTAGCCATTTAACTATTGGAGTTTATTGTTGACTGTGATTGCAGGCAGCTTATGTGGCTGTAATGCAGAAGGTCAGCACCTCAAATAGATTGGGTTATGAATCTCTTCTGAGAGTTTACAGAGAGACAGATCTGAGCCAGGAGAAAACACGCATTCTAagtaatcaaattttattatttaaaatgacATAGAACATATGAGTCTCTGTAGTGTATTGAAATCGTGTTTCTTTTTGTACTTGTAGGTTCATTAGCATCTTGTCCAGATCCCAACATAATTCTTGAAGTTCTGAACTTTTTGCTGTCTTCTGAGGTATCTGagatttatgtaattttagaGGTCAAGGTTTTTTTGTAACAACTTGATAAATTATGGTCTTATGGAGCTTGGATCTTATTTCCCATTAATCTAGGTTCGTACCCAAGATGTTGTCTTTGGACTTGTTGTTAGTAGAGAAGGACGCGAAACAGCTTGGAATTGGCTGAAGGTAATACTCGATTCACTAATGCAACACATGCATTATATGCATGTGTTACATTGAgcaaaattatcattaaaaaataaacaggCTGGTCTAAGATCTTGCATGTTGATTTAAGGAAGACAACTGTTTAAGTAAACACTCACCTTTCATGGTGCACCTCATGCATTTGTTGCTGATCAAATCAAAAGTAGAGAGACACAAGAACTATATATTTTTGGTATAGAAATGGAAATGTGGGGAACTGGGCTTCTATGTTTTGCATGGTTTAAAActcccaaccccccccccccctcagaTAGGTAAAAAGGTAACATGTAGATGTTAGAAATCATCCCCAAATCCAAAGAAGACAAGTTTGTTGGAGGAGTTGCTACGAATGCCTGTGGTGTTCTCCAGGTATGGTTGATTGAAATCTGATAACTTTGGTCTGGAGAAGTTGAAGTTGGAAGTTGAAGTTGTCTGTGAAAGTAACAAGTTAGTGAATCATGGGGCTTGCATGCTTGAGGTGAAATGAGTAGAATATCTTGGAGAAcgtttatatttttgaatatatcTCACATTTTGTGTCGGAAAAGTCAAGTGAAGGCACATAGATATTGGAATTGCTAGCTAAACATAAGTACGCTTTTGATTGATCTTTATCTGTCAAACTCTTTTTGGGGCCAGATTGAGCTAATAGGGAAACCGACCAAGGTGCCCAACTGTTTAGTTATTCCATGATGCTAGTCTATAACCATTCTTTTTTTAGCTTCATGTTGGTGATGTATTTATGGTATAACATGAAGGTAGGGGAGACATATTTTGATTTACTGGGTCAATGAGCCCCTTTTAGGCCCGGTTTTAATTtggaaagtgtttcatcttatctcattattacaactttcttaagttctcacacaaaatataataaacaatttaacattttcaaatctcaaaacaataacaatattctaataatatttttttcaactttcaactttcatctaaaatcatctcatctcatctctgaatccaaaccagcctTTAGTCTATTCTTGATTTGGAGAAACCACCTGGGGATGGGCTCATAGCACTTTGATCTTTGTTAATGCCTTGATTTTcccctttatatatatgatttggaATTTACAGGTTAACTGGGAGCATATTTCAGAAGTCTGGGGTTCCGGATATCTACTGACTCGTTTTGTCAGTACAATTGTCTCACCGGTTggtctctccctccctcctctgtTGTTAGTTCCACAAGTATCAAATTGTTGTCATTTTTATCTGAATTACAAGTTGTGCAGAAGTTGAATTCAAATACAGTTAATTAGTCATTTGTTAATTCtcattgtttttccttttcttcgtTTGGTTCGCCCTATTTTCCAGTTTGCATCATTTGAGAAGGCCAAGGAAATAGAGGAGTTTTTTGCAACCCGTACTAAGCCATCCATTGCTAGAACCTTGAAGCAGAGCATTGAGCGAGTTCACATTAATGCAAATTGGGTTCAGAGTATTCAGAATGAGGAGCATCTTGTTCAGACCCTGAAGGAGTTGGCACAAAGGGAGTAAGTACTAGGAAACACCTATGCTCGGTCTTCAttgtgaaaaagaaataaagtggTCCAGATGCCATGAACACAACCATTAGTCTTGTTAATAATGTATCTTCTAAACTTGGTATTTCTAATTATGGCTTTGcgtttcattttcttccttctaTTTGCATCAGTGTGCTGTGTTCTTTTCCAACTATCCAAACAAAAACATATTGCCAACGTCTCcaccaaaatatatttatatatagagaggaatattatgcatcagccactattcactcttacactccacacttataactttttcataaggtgtgagaGTGTTTTTCATATAATGTCCCGATATGGGgtgtgagatgatgaatagttgttgagaatttttcatatatatatatatatatatatatatatatacattttttctgtttttattttcttggacacCATGTTATTGATTTGACACGTAAAATGGACATGTGGTACACCTATAATTTTCGACATTAGACTGAATGGTGAATGTTTATTTGATGAGAGGTCAAAACCTGTCTTTCATTGTCAAAAGTGAAAATACAAATCCTGATTTGGCAAATAAAGGGAACTCAGTGGTCTAGCTATTTCTTTGTGCTTCAACACAAGTGAGGAAGGTTGCGAATTATAGGGGTAATTTTGAAGAGTTGGAATCATCATGATATCATGTACTTGTTCAAATCTGCTGGTGAATGGATTACAATTTGTCAAACAAAAGAGAATTTATGTAGGTGAATGGTATAACTTGACGATGCAGGTAGTGCGGGCACTCAGTTCCTGTGCATTTTTAATGAGAGAATAACAAATGCCATCTGACACCACCTTTGGTGTTGGctcaatgttttttatttactcCCAAGCGATTTGGCATATACTAGGACTAGGTCATGGATTCGGATCCAACTATGTATTCATTAACTCTCGTTTCTGTCCCCATCACATTCCCTTATACT
Protein-coding sequences here:
- the LOC109003063 gene encoding aminopeptidase M1-like: MMMMITQNPSFFNPFRLALSQICTELGCFSTYIAVIIAITFGLVFIIAFALYGYIQRKPRNSKTIMEKFKGQPRLPKFAVPRRYDIRLKPDLDACKFAGSVAIDLDIVDDTKYIVLNAAELSVDTDSVMFTNRDVSEVFEPLQIDLVQDDEILVLEFAETLPIGHGVLSIGFDGTLNDKMKGFYRSTYEHNGEKKNMAVTQFEPVDARRCFPCWDEPACKATFKITLDLPSELVALSNMPVVEEKVDGHLKTVSYQESPIMSTYLVAVVVGLFDYVEDHTSDGVRVRVYCQVGKANQGKFALSVAVRTLELYKGYFAMPYSLPKLDMVAIPDFAFGAMENYGLVTYRETALLYDDQHSAAANKQRVVTVVAHELAHQWFGNLVTMEWWTHLWLNEGFATWVSYLASDSLFPEWKVWTQFLDEPTEGLKLDGLAESHPIEVEVNHAGEITEIFDAISYKKGASVIRMLQSYLGAECFQRSLAAYIKKYAGSNAKTQDLWAALEEGSGEPVNKLMNSWTKQKGYPVVSVKFKDQNLVFEQSQFLSSGSHGYGQWIVPITFCCGSYDVRKNFLLQKKSETLDIKEFLSDKRDAASAWIKINVDQTGFYRVKYDEDLVAKLRYAIENKYLSPTDRFGILDDSFALCMARQQSLSSLLTLMGAYRGEPEYTVLSNLINISYKVATIVADAAPELLDYVKQFFISLFQSSAKMLGWEPKKGEGHLDAMLRGEILNALAVFGHDLTLNEANRRFLAFLGDRNTPLLPPDIRKAAYVAVMQKVSTSNRLGYESLLRVYRETDLSQEKTRILSSLASCPDPNIILEVLNFLLSSEVRTQDVVFGLVVSREGRETAWNWLKVNWEHISEVWGSGYLLTRFVSTIVSPFASFEKAKEIEEFFATRTKPSIARTLKQSIERVHINANWVQSIQNEEHLVQTLKELAQRE